The Polaribacter sp. HaHaR_3_91 genomic sequence TTTAGTATTTAAAAAAATTTTGGTTTTCCTGCTTTATAACAAGAAAACCAAAAGTTAATATAATTTGTGAAATAGGTTATGCACGCACATTTCCATCTCCAATAATATAATACTTATTGGTGACTAATTTCTTTAATCCTAACGGACCTCTGTGGTGTAATTTGTCTGTACTTATCGCTAATTCTGCACCAACACCTAACTGACCACCATCTGTAAACCTCGTTGAAGAGTTTTTGTAAACAGCAGCACAATCTACTTGTTGCATAAAATTATCAGCATTTTCATCATTAGTGGTCATTATTGCGGCAGAATGACCTCCAGAATATTTGTTAATCATTTCTGTAGCTTCATCTAAATTTTCTACGGCACCAATACAACATTTTAAAGCTAAAAATTCTTCCTTCCAAACACTTTCTTCAGGTATTAGAGCTTCGTCTGTTAATACTTCTTTTACGCTTTTATCAACTAAAATAGTAACCTTCTTTTCTTTTAAAACAGTTTGTAAATCTTTTAATTTAGACTCGTAACCTTCTATGTTTTTATTGATAAGGATTTTATCTAATGCATTACATGCAGAAATTTTAGCAGTTTTTGCATTGATGATTACCGCTAATGTTTTGTTCCAGTCGGCACTTTCATCAATATAGATAAAGTTATTACCTCGTCCGCTAATTAAAACGGCACAAGTTGCATGTTCTTTTACAAAACTAATTAAGCGTTCTCCTCCTC encodes the following:
- a CDS encoding glutamate-5-semialdehyde dehydrogenase; translated protein: MKLLETTIKNNVLTSMTKILDKNREALLKANKRDLDAFNKEDQAMFDRLILNDQKIDGMIKAINEVKAQEDPVNQIISDITLENGLKVTNKTAPFGTIMIIYESRPDVTVEAAVLAFKSNNRILLKGGKEALYSNKILVDFWHKALTENNLSEDYIKFLQMDRTETQEFLRNPTEQLDLIVPRGGERLISFVKEHATCAVLISGRGNNFIYIDESADWNKTLAVIINAKTAKISACNALDKILINKNIEGYESKLKDLQTVLKEKKVTILVDKSVKEVLTDEALIPEESVWKEEFLALKCCIGAVENLDEATEMINKYSGGHSAAIMTTNDENADNFMQQVDCAAVYKNSSTRFTDGGQLGVGAELAISTDKLHHRGPLGLKKLVTNKYYIIGDGNVRA